In a genomic window of Microbacterium amylolyticum:
- a CDS encoding UDP-N-acetylglucosamine--N-acetylmuramyl-(pentapeptide) pyrophosphoryl-undecaprenol N-acetylglucosamine transferase, whose product MTTYLLAGGGTAGHVNPLLAVADGLTARSTDDEVLVLGTAQGLESRLVPERGYELLIVDKVPFPRRPNADALRFPKRFSRAVKTVRAYIRERGVDVVLGVGGYAAAPAYVAAKKEGIPTVVHEANARPGLANVLGARSAAAVGVAFDGTPLKRGEVVGMPLRPEIVGLDRSARRAEAAEYFGVDEEKPVLLAFGGSLGARRINEALAESWRDIVDAGWQLVHITGEKAEVADPGVQGYAVRRYVDRMDLAFSLADLIVSRSGASTVSEIAALGIPALYVPYAVGNGEQRLNADASVRAGAARVIDDAAFTADRVRSEIIPLLADRDEVARMAAAASGAGTRRGTENVIAHLDRALGGTR is encoded by the coding sequence GTGACGACGTACCTTCTTGCCGGCGGCGGCACCGCCGGACATGTGAATCCCCTTCTTGCCGTAGCCGACGGACTGACGGCGCGGAGCACCGACGACGAGGTGCTCGTGCTGGGAACCGCCCAGGGCTTGGAATCGCGGCTCGTGCCCGAGCGCGGCTATGAGTTGCTGATCGTCGACAAGGTGCCGTTCCCTCGTCGTCCGAACGCCGACGCTCTGCGTTTTCCGAAGCGATTCAGCCGGGCGGTGAAGACGGTGCGCGCGTACATCCGCGAGCGCGGCGTCGACGTCGTTCTTGGCGTTGGCGGGTACGCCGCAGCACCGGCGTATGTCGCGGCGAAGAAAGAAGGTATTCCAACGGTTGTGCACGAGGCGAATGCCCGTCCCGGCCTCGCGAACGTTCTCGGCGCACGCTCCGCTGCCGCTGTTGGGGTGGCCTTCGACGGAACGCCACTGAAGCGCGGTGAGGTTGTTGGGATGCCGCTGCGGCCGGAGATCGTCGGGCTTGACCGTTCGGCACGGCGCGCAGAGGCGGCGGAGTACTTCGGTGTGGACGAAGAAAAGCCCGTTCTTCTCGCGTTCGGCGGCTCGCTGGGCGCACGAAGGATCAATGAGGCGCTCGCGGAGTCCTGGCGCGACATCGTCGATGCGGGATGGCAGCTGGTGCACATCACGGGCGAGAAGGCGGAGGTGGCCGATCCCGGTGTCCAGGGATACGCCGTCCGCCGATATGTGGATCGCATGGATCTGGCGTTCTCGCTGGCGGACCTCATCGTTTCGCGCTCGGGAGCTTCGACCGTCTCCGAGATCGCCGCGCTCGGTATTCCCGCTTTGTACGTTCCGTATGCCGTCGGAAACGGCGAACAGCGTCTGAACGCTGATGCCTCGGTGCGTGCCGGGGCCGCGCGCGTCATCGACGACGCAGCCTTCACGGCTGACCGCGTTCGTTCCGAGATTATTCCTCTCCTCGCTGATCGCGACGAGGTGGCGCGCATGGCGGCGGCCGCATCGGGCGCCGGAACGCGGCGCGGAACAGAAAACGTCATCGCACACCTCGATCGCGCCCTGGGAGGCACACGATGA
- the murC gene encoding UDP-N-acetylmuramate--L-alanine ligase, with the protein MIAPDLTVSIPDTIRTVHFIGIGGSGVSGLARMFLAAGVPVSGSDRSESQNTRDLAELGATVTIGHDASNLPDNADAVVYTGAIWPENPEFLRAKQLGMAVLHRSQALRYLIGTHRLVSVAGAHGKTTSTGMIVTALAQLGADPNYVNGGVIQALGASSGTGADDLFVIEADESDGTFLTYDTSIALITNVDADHLDHYGSHDAFDDAFVQFAEEASEAVVISSDDPGAVRVGARLTHSRVLTFGEAEDAGVRVSDITEQGPVAFRVEYAGRGADVQLQVPGRHNAINATGAIAVLLSLGYALSDAARAVSSFGGTVRRFELHGIESGVSVYDDYAHHPTEVAAALQAARSVVGEGRIIALHQPHTYSRTQLMSAEFARTLEDLADHTVVLDVYGAREDPIPGVTGALVSDAFDDEGRVSYVPDWQAAAERAAAVARDGDFIITLGCGDVYRIIPQVLGALRGDESA; encoded by the coding sequence ATGATCGCTCCAGACCTCACGGTCTCGATTCCCGACACGATTCGCACGGTCCACTTCATCGGAATCGGCGGATCCGGAGTCTCCGGGCTTGCTCGAATGTTCCTCGCTGCTGGTGTGCCGGTATCGGGTTCCGATCGCTCCGAGAGCCAGAACACCCGCGACCTCGCCGAGCTGGGCGCGACCGTGACCATCGGACACGACGCCTCCAACCTGCCGGACAACGCGGACGCTGTTGTCTACACCGGCGCTATTTGGCCCGAGAACCCCGAATTCCTGCGCGCGAAGCAGCTCGGGATGGCCGTTCTGCACCGATCGCAGGCGCTGCGCTATCTGATCGGGACGCACCGCCTCGTCTCCGTCGCTGGAGCACACGGCAAGACCACATCGACGGGCATGATCGTCACGGCGCTTGCCCAGCTGGGAGCCGACCCGAACTATGTCAACGGCGGGGTGATTCAGGCACTCGGAGCGTCGAGCGGAACCGGCGCCGATGATCTCTTCGTGATCGAAGCGGATGAGTCGGATGGCACGTTCCTCACGTACGACACGTCGATCGCGCTGATTACGAACGTTGATGCCGACCACCTCGATCACTACGGATCCCACGACGCTTTTGACGATGCCTTCGTTCAGTTCGCCGAGGAGGCGAGCGAGGCCGTCGTGATCTCGTCCGATGATCCGGGCGCTGTGCGCGTTGGTGCACGGCTCACTCACTCGCGTGTTTTGACCTTCGGTGAAGCAGAGGACGCCGGTGTGCGCGTCTCCGACATCACGGAGCAGGGGCCTGTTGCCTTCCGGGTGGAGTACGCGGGTCGTGGCGCAGACGTTCAGCTTCAGGTGCCCGGTCGGCACAACGCCATTAACGCGACCGGTGCGATTGCGGTTCTGCTGTCGCTCGGCTATGCGCTGTCGGACGCGGCGCGCGCTGTGTCCTCCTTCGGGGGCACGGTTCGTCGTTTTGAGCTGCACGGCATCGAGAGCGGCGTGAGCGTCTATGACGACTATGCGCACCACCCGACCGAGGTTGCGGCAGCCCTCCAGGCAGCACGATCCGTTGTCGGCGAGGGGCGAATCATCGCGCTGCATCAGCCGCACACGTATTCCCGAACGCAGCTCATGTCGGCGGAGTTCGCACGAACGCTCGAGGACCTTGCCGATCACACGGTGGTGCTCGATGTCTACGGTGCGCGCGAAGACCCCATCCCGGGGGTGACGGGAGCGCTTGTTTCTGACGCGTTTGATGACGAGGGGCGCGTTTCGTACGTTCCGGACTGGCAGGCCGCGGCTGAGCGCGCTGCCGCGGTCGCGCGCGATGGCGACTTCATCATCACGCTCGGATGCGGAGATGTCTATCGCATCATTCCGCAGGTTCTTGGCGCTCTGCGGGGAGACGAGTCGGCGTGA
- a CDS encoding FtsQ-type POTRA domain-containing protein, with translation MKRPGPLPPQPPKEEPEWEDAGQDDDEPRRSRLADLVPFRHRRGRDDDDDVSDDVDDVIGAEDDREKDDAPAESPSDEERDEPDFAVTGPFALWRSAWRRRRAEMREVRRFTARARRRRRTWIGSIAAVALLAAGTVGAAYSPLFEVQKIEVEGTVAVDPAAIEEALSSQLGRPLPRVDHEQIRTALLGFARIESYAVEARPPHGLAVRIAEREPVAVFDTNAGFTTVDAAGVVLSTDGERPEGLPRADVHDGPDSEAFAAVGQVLRLLPETLVDRIASVSADSAESIEFELSVGDGVRVVWGGPVDTAEKVAVLEAGMQANPPENTEVYDVSSSGVLVVR, from the coding sequence GTGAAGCGTCCTGGCCCTCTTCCGCCTCAGCCGCCCAAAGAGGAGCCTGAGTGGGAGGACGCTGGGCAGGATGACGACGAGCCCCGCCGGAGCCGCCTCGCGGACCTCGTGCCGTTTCGTCACCGACGAGGACGAGATGACGACGACGATGTCTCAGATGATGTCGACGATGTCATCGGTGCTGAGGACGATCGCGAGAAGGACGACGCGCCCGCGGAGAGTCCCTCGGACGAAGAACGGGACGAGCCCGATTTCGCGGTGACAGGGCCATTTGCGCTCTGGCGGTCGGCGTGGCGGCGACGGCGTGCGGAGATGCGCGAGGTGCGACGCTTTACGGCGCGCGCTCGGCGACGCCGGCGAACCTGGATCGGGAGTATTGCCGCCGTCGCGCTGCTCGCGGCGGGAACAGTTGGCGCGGCGTATAGTCCGCTGTTCGAGGTGCAGAAGATCGAGGTGGAGGGGACGGTCGCCGTTGACCCGGCGGCGATAGAAGAAGCGCTGTCGTCGCAGCTTGGCCGGCCATTGCCGCGTGTTGATCATGAGCAGATCCGCACGGCGCTCTTGGGATTCGCGCGGATCGAATCGTACGCCGTCGAAGCGCGGCCGCCCCACGGGCTCGCTGTGCGCATCGCGGAGCGCGAGCCCGTCGCGGTTTTCGACACGAACGCTGGGTTCACCACTGTCGACGCCGCGGGAGTTGTTCTCTCGACCGATGGTGAGCGCCCGGAGGGCCTGCCTCGTGCAGATGTTCACGACGGGCCTGACTCGGAGGCATTTGCGGCGGTCGGACAGGTGTTGCGTTTGCTCCCGGAGACCTTGGTCGATCGCATTGCGTCCGTGTCGGCGGACTCAGCCGAGAGCATCGAGTTCGAGCTCTCGGTCGGAGACGGTGTGCGCGTTGTGTGGGGTGGCCCCGTTGACACCGCCGAAAAGGTGGCTGTCCTCGAAGCGGGAATGCAGGCGAATCCGCCAGAGAACACCGAGGTGTACGACGTGTCATCCTCCGGCGTGCTCGTCGTTCGCTGA
- the ftsZ gene encoding cell division protein FtsZ — translation MSQNQNYLAVIKVVGVGGGGVNAVNRMIELGLRGVEFIAINTDAQALLMSDADVKLDVGRDLTRGLGAGADPEVGRRAAEDHAEEIEQALAGADMVFVTAGEGGGTGTGGAPVVARIAKSIGALTIGVVTKPFSFEGRRRQQQAEQGVQILKDEVDTLIVVPNDRLLEISDRGISMVEAFATADQVLLAGVQGITDLITTPGLINLDFADVKSVMQGAGSALMGIGSARGADRAIKAAELAVESPLLEASIEGAHGVLLSIQGGSNLGIFEINDAARLVQEAAHPEANIIFGTVIDDTLGDEVRVTVVAAGFDGGEPQSRVDVPSFGSRGAEQRSSLPSETDTSGESSSSSDGEKRDAQPVPVAPVLPATPVLAESGGFDDDDIDIPEFLR, via the coding sequence ATGAGCCAGAACCAAAACTACCTCGCCGTCATCAAGGTCGTCGGCGTTGGCGGTGGCGGCGTAAACGCCGTCAATCGAATGATCGAACTCGGGCTGCGCGGCGTCGAGTTCATCGCGATCAACACCGACGCACAGGCCCTCCTGATGAGCGATGCCGACGTCAAACTCGACGTCGGCCGTGACCTCACCCGCGGTCTTGGTGCCGGCGCTGACCCCGAGGTCGGACGCCGTGCGGCAGAAGACCACGCAGAAGAGATTGAACAGGCCCTCGCCGGCGCCGACATGGTCTTCGTCACCGCCGGCGAAGGCGGGGGAACCGGAACGGGTGGCGCACCCGTTGTGGCGCGCATCGCGAAGTCGATCGGTGCTCTGACCATCGGCGTCGTGACCAAGCCCTTCTCCTTCGAGGGGCGACGCCGTCAGCAGCAGGCCGAGCAGGGCGTGCAGATACTGAAGGACGAGGTCGACACCCTGATCGTCGTTCCCAATGATCGTCTTCTGGAGATCAGCGATCGCGGCATTTCGATGGTCGAAGCGTTTGCGACGGCCGACCAGGTGCTGCTTGCGGGTGTTCAGGGCATTACCGACCTGATCACCACCCCCGGTCTCATCAACCTGGACTTCGCTGACGTCAAGAGCGTGATGCAGGGCGCCGGTTCCGCGCTGATGGGTATCGGATCGGCGCGCGGCGCGGACCGCGCCATCAAGGCCGCCGAGCTCGCCGTTGAGTCGCCTCTCTTGGAGGCATCGATCGAGGGTGCACACGGTGTGCTTCTTTCGATTCAGGGTGGTTCGAACCTCGGAATCTTCGAGATTAACGACGCTGCCCGCCTCGTGCAGGAAGCCGCTCACCCCGAGGCCAACATCATCTTCGGAACCGTTATCGACGACACACTGGGCGACGAGGTGCGCGTCACGGTAGTTGCGGCGGGCTTCGACGGCGGAGAGCCGCAGTCGCGCGTGGATGTTCCTTCCTTCGGGTCACGCGGAGCAGAGCAGCGCTCGTCACTTCCGAGCGAAACGGACACGTCGGGGGAGTCCTCCAGCAGCTCTGACGGCGAGAAGCGGGATGCACAGCCCGTTCCCGTCGCACCGGTTTTGCCCGCCACACCCGTTCTGGCAGAGTCGGGCGGATTCGACGACGATGACATCGACATCCCCGAATTCCTGAGGTGA
- a CDS encoding YggS family pyridoxal phosphate-dependent enzyme, protein MNAAASALATRLAGIDENIADAARNAGRSPDEITRIVVTKFHPASLVRELADLGVHDVGENRQQEFTAKAADLADLPSLRWHFVGQVQTKKARAVRTAASAVHAVDRVKLVQALDRAGEGLEPLDVFLQVNLTDDPARGGASPDGIEELAEHIAAAETLRLQGVMSVAPLGEDPARAFARLADYAERVRRIVPGATSMSAGMSQDFAEAITAGATHLRIGTAITGARPAHG, encoded by the coding sequence GTGAACGCGGCGGCTTCCGCGCTGGCAACCCGTCTGGCCGGCATCGACGAGAACATCGCCGATGCCGCCAGGAACGCCGGGCGCTCACCCGACGAGATCACGCGCATCGTCGTCACGAAGTTTCATCCGGCGAGCCTCGTTCGCGAGCTGGCGGACCTCGGCGTGCACGACGTCGGGGAGAACCGCCAGCAGGAGTTCACTGCCAAAGCCGCCGATCTTGCCGATCTTCCTTCTCTGCGATGGCACTTCGTCGGACAGGTGCAAACGAAGAAGGCACGCGCTGTTCGCACGGCCGCGTCCGCCGTTCATGCCGTCGATCGCGTCAAACTGGTACAGGCGCTCGACAGGGCAGGGGAAGGGCTGGAGCCCCTCGACGTCTTTCTTCAGGTGAATCTCACCGACGATCCAGCACGTGGCGGTGCGTCACCCGACGGGATCGAGGAGCTCGCGGAACACATCGCTGCCGCCGAAACGCTACGACTCCAGGGCGTGATGTCCGTCGCTCCGCTCGGAGAAGACCCGGCCCGAGCCTTCGCGCGCCTGGCTGACTACGCCGAGCGCGTTCGCCGAATCGTTCCCGGCGCGACATCGATGTCCGCGGGGATGTCACAAGACTTCGCTGAGGCGATCACGGCCGGGGCGACACACCTTCGCATCGGCACCGCAATTACCGGGGCACGGCCAGCCCACGGCTAG
- a CDS encoding cell division protein SepF, with amino-acid sequence MANPLKKTMVYLGLADEEAYEPDEVAQTNAPARNTQHREERRDDDTAPAPVTPLRRPTAVRQPAASAINEIVTVHPKQYRDAQAIAEHFRDGLPVIINVSQMSDADARRLIDFASGLCMGLYGRIERVTSKVFLLSPENIAVSGDGGIAPADDTSFSS; translated from the coding sequence ATGGCGAACCCGCTCAAGAAGACGATGGTCTACCTCGGCCTCGCCGATGAAGAGGCCTACGAGCCGGACGAGGTCGCACAGACCAACGCGCCCGCTCGGAACACACAGCATCGTGAGGAGAGACGCGACGATGACACAGCACCAGCTCCCGTGACGCCGCTGCGTCGACCGACGGCCGTGCGTCAGCCCGCTGCGTCGGCGATCAATGAGATCGTCACGGTGCACCCCAAACAGTATCGAGATGCGCAGGCGATCGCGGAGCACTTCCGCGACGGTCTTCCCGTCATCATCAACGTTTCCCAGATGTCCGACGCAGATGCGCGTCGTCTCATCGACTTCGCGAGCGGCCTCTGCATGGGGCTCTACGGCCGCATTGAGCGGGTCACGAGTAAGGTATTCCTGCTCAGTCCTGAGAACATTGCTGTCTCCGGCGACGGAGGCATTGCCCCCGCCGATGACACATCGTTCTCAAGCTGA
- a CDS encoding YggT family protein, translating to MGLIGFVAGILHLLLSLYVLVLFGRLILEYIPMFNREWRPQGGMVVVCEIIYTITDPPIMFFRRHIPPLRLGAIAIDLGFALTMLLCFVAMWILRAMVIVF from the coding sequence GTGGGTCTCATTGGGTTCGTCGCAGGAATCCTGCACCTTCTTCTCTCGCTCTACGTCCTCGTGCTCTTCGGGCGACTCATTCTTGAGTACATCCCGATGTTCAACAGGGAGTGGCGTCCGCAGGGTGGCATGGTCGTCGTCTGCGAGATCATCTACACGATCACGGACCCACCCATCATGTTCTTCCGTCGCCACATCCCGCCACTCCGGCTGGGTGCGATAGCGATCGACCTGGGATTCGCCCTCACGATGCTTCTCTGCTTCGTGGCGATGTGGATTCTCAGGGCGATGGTGATCGTATTCTGA
- a CDS encoding DivIVA domain-containing protein, producing the protein MSLTPEDVVTKQFQHVRFKEGFDPDEVDDFLDEIVVEWRKTIEENEQLKARVAELESSGAPAAEAPAPDAVPVAESAAAEPEAVAAEPDVTSTASNAAGIIARAERLHDEHVAEGEAQAAKLVGDAEAKAASIVSAAEAKQREISHKLDTERKSLEGRITELRQFERDYRLQLRNYFEQKLADLDGPGSATTGAGASSLGL; encoded by the coding sequence ATGTCACTGACGCCGGAAGACGTCGTAACAAAGCAGTTCCAGCACGTCCGCTTCAAGGAGGGTTTCGACCCCGACGAGGTTGATGACTTCCTGGATGAGATCGTCGTCGAATGGCGTAAGACGATCGAAGAGAACGAGCAGCTCAAGGCTCGCGTCGCTGAGCTCGAATCCTCTGGTGCCCCAGCGGCCGAGGCACCCGCTCCTGATGCGGTCCCCGTTGCCGAGAGCGCCGCAGCGGAGCCCGAGGCCGTTGCCGCCGAGCCCGATGTGACCAGCACCGCCTCGAACGCGGCGGGCATCATTGCCCGCGCCGAGCGCCTGCATGACGAGCACGTTGCCGAGGGCGAGGCTCAGGCCGCCAAGCTCGTCGGCGATGCTGAGGCGAAGGCCGCCAGCATCGTGTCGGCAGCAGAAGCGAAGCAGCGCGAGATCTCGCACAAGCTCGACACCGAGCGTAAGAGCCTCGAGGGTCGTATCACCGAGCTGCGTCAGTTCGAGCGCGACTACCGTCTGCAGCTGCGCAACTACTTCGAACAGAAGCTTGCGGATCTCGACGGCCCCGGTTCGGCCACGACTGGCGCCGGCGCATCGTCGCTCGGTCTCTGA
- the lspA gene encoding signal peptidase II, translating into MKERHPLPAPAAGITIALLAIVVLAADQVTKYIAVEHLTERETVPVLGEALQWLLIYNPGAAFSMGEGVTWIFTIAPAVVVTVIVFLAITRVRSRLWSVTLGLLLGGVLGNLTDRLFREPGFGHGHVVDFILTPWMWFWTNPAIYNVADIFIVSSMVGVAILIITGLNLDGSREPKKAETGASDE; encoded by the coding sequence GTGAAGGAACGTCACCCTCTTCCTGCCCCGGCGGCCGGCATCACGATCGCGCTTCTCGCGATTGTTGTGCTGGCCGCCGACCAGGTCACCAAGTACATCGCCGTTGAGCATCTGACGGAACGGGAAACCGTTCCTGTGCTGGGCGAGGCATTGCAGTGGTTGCTGATCTACAACCCTGGAGCCGCGTTCTCGATGGGTGAAGGGGTCACGTGGATTTTCACGATCGCCCCCGCCGTCGTCGTGACGGTGATCGTGTTTTTGGCGATAACGCGCGTGCGGTCGCGTCTGTGGAGCGTCACGCTCGGACTTCTTCTCGGAGGAGTCCTCGGTAACCTCACGGACCGGCTCTTCCGCGAACCCGGGTTTGGCCACGGCCACGTTGTCGATTTCATCCTGACGCCGTGGATGTGGTTCTGGACGAACCCGGCGATCTACAACGTCGCCGACATCTTCATCGTCAGCAGCATGGTCGGCGTCGCGATTCTCATCATTACCGGGCTGAACCTGGACGGTTCTCGCGAACCGAAGAAGGCGGAAACGGGCGCGTCGGATGAGTGA
- a CDS encoding RluA family pseudouridine synthase → MSEFRRLPVPDGLEGSRVDAALAKMLGFSRTFASEVIAEGGVRIDDQVASKSDRLSAGAWLDVEWTEKGEPQVVPMEVPGLEIVHEDDHIVVVNKPTGVAAHPSVGWDGPTVPGALLAAGITIATTGAAERQGIVHRLDVGTSGLMVVAKSEHAYTLLKRAFKERTVDKIYHTVVQGHPDPLAGTIDAPIGRHPSHSWKFAVTPDGKDSITHYETIEAFPRASLLEVHLETGRTHQIRVHMAAHRHPCVGDPLYGSDPTLTERLGLTRQWLHAHQLAFTHPATGDWVQFEAAYPADLQHALNLLRDAAA, encoded by the coding sequence ATGAGTGAATTCCGCCGACTTCCGGTACCCGATGGGCTCGAAGGTTCACGCGTCGATGCCGCTCTGGCCAAGATGCTGGGTTTTTCGCGTACGTTTGCCTCCGAGGTCATCGCTGAGGGCGGCGTTCGTATCGACGACCAGGTGGCGTCGAAGTCCGATCGTCTGTCGGCTGGTGCCTGGCTTGACGTCGAATGGACCGAAAAGGGCGAGCCGCAGGTGGTGCCCATGGAGGTGCCGGGCCTCGAGATCGTGCACGAGGACGATCACATCGTGGTCGTCAACAAGCCGACGGGCGTTGCAGCGCACCCCTCCGTCGGGTGGGACGGGCCGACTGTTCCCGGCGCTCTCCTCGCCGCCGGCATCACCATCGCGACAACGGGGGCCGCCGAACGGCAGGGCATCGTGCACCGGCTGGACGTCGGAACGAGCGGGCTCATGGTTGTTGCCAAGAGCGAGCATGCCTACACGCTGTTGAAGCGTGCCTTCAAGGAACGCACGGTCGACAAGATCTACCACACGGTTGTGCAGGGCCATCCTGATCCGCTCGCCGGTACGATCGACGCGCCGATCGGTCGCCACCCCAGCCACTCGTGGAAGTTTGCGGTGACACCCGACGGCAAGGACTCGATCACTCACTACGAGACGATCGAGGCGTTTCCGCGTGCGTCACTGCTTGAGGTTCATCTCGAGACGGGGCGAACACACCAGATTCGTGTGCACATGGCGGCGCACCGCCACCCGTGTGTTGGTGACCCTCTGTACGGTTCGGACCCGACGCTCACGGAACGCCTCGGGCTCACACGACAGTGGCTACACGCGCATCAGCTGGCGTTCACGCACCCGGCCACAGGTGACTGGGTACAATTCGAAGCGGCTTATCCCGCAGATCTGCAGCACGCACTGAACCTGCTGCGCGACGCAGCGGCGTAG
- a CDS encoding SDR family NAD(P)-dependent oxidoreductase: protein MATIVITGASDGIGAAAAAQIAASGEDRLVLVGRSPQKTRAVAERTGAEHLIADYADLSQVHEAAAVLLDRCDRIDVLANNAGGLFPGPILTPDGFEQTFQINHLAPFLLTHLLMDRLVDSGAAIVNTASIAAKLYARPDMDDFDTQRGYGESRAYGNAKLANILHAKGLHARFHSRGISAMAFHPGVIATNFASGAQGSFRGLYHGLFSGLLTRQDTGGARLAHFLRGEPGTTWRSGEFYGPKKRISRTHPVAADTAFVDEHWRRSAEMLGLRDTPRTSSRAAEES, encoded by the coding sequence ATGGCAACGATCGTGATCACGGGCGCCAGTGACGGAATCGGCGCAGCCGCCGCGGCGCAGATCGCCGCATCCGGAGAGGATCGCCTGGTGCTCGTCGGTCGTTCGCCGCAGAAGACGCGCGCTGTCGCTGAACGGACCGGGGCGGAACATCTCATCGCCGACTATGCCGATCTTTCCCAGGTGCATGAGGCGGCGGCGGTTCTTCTCGATCGCTGTGATCGGATCGATGTCCTGGCGAACAATGCGGGCGGTCTCTTTCCCGGGCCCATTCTCACGCCCGATGGGTTCGAGCAGACATTCCAGATCAACCACCTCGCGCCGTTTCTGCTGACACATCTGCTCATGGACCGTCTCGTGGATAGCGGCGCGGCGATCGTGAACACCGCGAGCATCGCGGCGAAGCTGTACGCACGACCGGACATGGACGATTTCGACACGCAGCGGGGCTACGGCGAGAGCCGTGCATACGGGAACGCAAAACTCGCCAACATCCTTCACGCGAAGGGGCTGCACGCGCGGTTCCATTCGCGAGGAATCTCGGCGATGGCTTTCCATCCCGGTGTGATCGCGACGAACTTCGCGTCGGGGGCACAGGGGTCATTCCGCGGCCTGTATCACGGGCTTTTTTCCGGGTTGCTGACCCGGCAGGACACCGGCGGGGCTCGTTTGGCGCACTTTCTCCGGGGCGAGCCCGGAACCACATGGCGATCAGGCGAGTTCTACGGACCGAAAAAGCGAATTTCTCGCACGCATCCGGTCGCCGCGGATACCGCCTTCGTCGACGAGCACTGGCGACGGAGCGCCGAGATGCTCGGTCTGCGGGATACCCCTCGCACATCGTCTCGGGCGGCAGAAGAGTCGTAG